One Campylobacter concisus DNA segment encodes these proteins:
- a CDS encoding NifU family protein yields MIPFSDEELLKPVTASLQKVLPMLENDGGGMELLGIKNGKIYVRLTGHCHGCAASTTTLKYGIERQLRIDIHPELEVINVPIGEEFDIDGL; encoded by the coding sequence ATGATCCCATTTAGTGATGAAGAGCTTTTAAAGCCAGTGACTGCGAGTTTGCAAAAGGTGCTACCTATGCTTGAAAATGACGGCGGCGGCATGGAGCTACTTGGCATAAAAAACGGCAAAATTTACGTAAGGCTCACAGGACATTGTCACGGATGTGCAGCCAGCACGACCACGCTAAAATACGGCATCGAAAGGCAGCTTCGCATCGACATTCATCCAGAGCTTGAGGTCATAAACGTCCCAATAGGCGAGGAATTTGACATTGATGGATT